A stretch of DNA from Anabrus simplex isolate iqAnaSimp1 chromosome 12, ASM4041472v1, whole genome shotgun sequence:
actcgcccggtattctgggCAAGTAAGGTGTATTTTGTTTTGGATACATttaccaatatttatacctttagtCTAATTTTGCCAtaccactttttccagaactaaattaaagagtaagggagataatccatccccttgtctggcacgtgttttgatttcaaatggttcagaaatttctcctaaaaattttacttttgatgttgtgtcagtcaatgtttgcttgatcaattctcGTGTTTTCTTGTCAAGTTGGAATTCCTCTAACACGTTAAACACTACCTGTCGGtctacggagtcgtatgcctttttgaaatcaataaATGTGACTGCTGTTTGTCTGGTTTAACTGCTAATTGTTGTATGTTATAAAATAAATAGTAATGGATCCCAGTTACAGAAAAtgcagaaggtcgttcgggatctctggtggcGAGTTTGAGGGCCGCaggcggcgctgttatcaacttgagcacgtcaaaaccgGGAGTGATCATTCACGTCaatactgagaacgtgtgtgtagagtttcgtcaTTAGTTGCagcgatgccgaagcggattgacccttactgggagggctacataacagccctttccggtGCTAAATActgctattctgcaatccaaggaatgcgcaagaagcgtgatttcttgatatcaaagaacgggattgGTGCTGCATTGAGTAAAAAGGGCAAAAGCTGATTGGGCTTAAATCCAGAGAGAAAAGAACAAAACAGGAAATCCATGACCAGCCACCAGTCGTACACTAAAAggggtgaggaaagtgaaggcccttgtccaGCTGGTAACCATCCTCCCAAAGGACTATTGCACGTACATTGGGGATGTctatttcaacagttaacaccataatcaacaaggacctgcaattagaaaagcggcataaacGCCGAGTTCACAGGCTGTTGcttcgtcacatttcggaacgtcgtactaacgcaagaaagctgtgtGAAGGCTATCTGGCCGGGAGACAGATGGAAATATGTGGTGACATGTGTACTTTAGTaactgtaacaaaccccgctcgatttactagCGCCCTAGAGACAAAAACAGTGTATCAAACATTATATAAAGAATGCCGGGAAAGTTTTCCGAGGGGTTTCATAATGATCGtaggatactgctacaatggcaagtaaccattcgccgtgtcgctaataatatgACAGCGAACTCTACATACTTCGTACTGCCAGCAAAAGGTTTTAcatccatttacaacacagatatcccagcactataggagggtgaaaaatcaggtatgggaACATCAAGATAAAACATCCAGCCACATCTCTCGTTCGACtagtctgttcttagagagaatggagatggaaactgaaCTCTGTGCAATTCATTTTACTaaacattccggtgaaggcacacgattggtcacccatggacttctgtacatttggactcctaaaaagtgCCTTAGGAAATAGAGGttcacgcactatcaatggcctctggaaagcctgtcaggaggagtgggataagatggACACGTTATCTCTGCGAACATGTCTGCTGCAATGAAAATTACGTTtttgggctatagctagaaatgctggattTTCAATTGAGCacgatcgttggtggagacatggcttttcataagctaattagccttcaaacatcgtccccataGATCACGAACGACCTTCTGAAACTATGGGGGCGGGGGAGACCTTAAAATTTACCAGGGGCTTGTAAGTCTGTAGTTACACCACTGGTATCGCCCTGTTTCTGTGATCTCCTTTCTTACAAATAGCTGTCTATAATTGAACGTTAAGACTAAATCATCAATTTTGTTTTCCCAGGGGACTACAGGAGCAACAATCAGAACTCGAAGCTCACCCCACGGCAGATCACTAACGTACAACGTCTCCTGAGAGAAGGTGTTGTGAACGGGGGTCTGCGCGAGAACTACGCTCTGGTGGCTCACTGCCAGGTGTCTAACGTCAAAGAGAGTCCTGGGGACAACGTGTACAACGTCATAAAGGAGTGGGACCACTACTCCAATTACACGCTTAACGAGTACTTCTGCTCCTGGAAAGAAGCGAATATCACCGACAGCGGTTCACACACAGTCCTTCCGGCCACTCTGGGCAAACTGTTGGTGTCCTCATCACTGCTGACAGCCCTACTAACACCTGGCATGCGTTAAAGTCTAAGATACTAGCAATAACTAGAACTGTGCAATTTGAACACAAAGAAAGGTATTAATTTGTTGGATTTAAACACGAGTGTAAAATATGATGTTTCGCTGTCTTTTATTATAACAATTAAAACTGTCTGGCTGTCTATTAAGTCttcaccccctgtggatgggggcggtagaatacatgcTGTAGTAAGAGGCGATTAGAAGGGTCCCCAGGGGTTCTCAGCTAGggtggcaaccacggggccttagTTGAATTTGTCATTAGTTCCACTTGCACCAatctcctcactttaatctttcctgTCTGATCTCCCTTCTTTTCCCTATCAGCGTTTTCTGGCTGAGGTTGAGGTTTCAATATGAACTGTGGAATCCATCGTACAGGGTCATCGAAAAAGAATACCCATATTGTAAAAAATGCTGCTTAACATATAAGAAACACATTGCGGCGATTATGGTTTTAAACTGGAGAGGAGAGATGGGAGTTTATTTTATATACTTTAATACATTTCTATCTTTTTTCTTTATTACTTCTGGcttcaacatatttttattttagttttatcttttgagagcctccgtggctcaggttgcagcgcgccggcctttcacagctggataccgtggttcgaatcccggtcactccatgtgagatttatgctgggcaaagcggaggcgggacaggtttttctccgggtggtccggttttccccgtcttctttcattcaagcaacactctccactatcatttcatttcatctctcggtcattaatcattgccccagaggagtgcgacaggcctcggcagccggcacaattcctatcctcgccgcaagttgggggcttcattcatcccattcctgacccggccattgactggaaaacaggctgtaggttttcattttcattttatctgttatctcatctctaaaattcaggctacaaataCGAGAATAATTGGATGGAttccattgattacccttggttgatccttgccttgatatagcgttaagccaattttcccaaagttctttatttaggggataacaggaatcctcacacctgaaaaatttggatttcctgctttgatacaTGGAGACGAAGACAACAATTATTCATTTTACAACCAGACACACTCATGAAGGCTCGAtccaaacgcactggaacacaataacgtgtgtacggagataagttgggtgcgttagctggcgcctcTAGCGGAAGTTCCTGACACTAAGAGCTCGCGCTGAGAAGCATgctaaccgcatagcatagagcaggcagtatataggattgagacgacGGTGCTCATCACATTTCAGACTGGTTGCCAACCGCTCATGCGCATATGGGCGATAGATCGAACTGTCACGGATTCCGTTCTGCGAGCAAACTTATTAAATACCGGTACTGATATAAAATACTGTTCAATGGGTACTGACAACTTAAAAACTTTGCGTAATGACTCATTGTCGGGAGAGGTGTCCTTATTTCAGTATTTTAAATTACGACAATTATAAATCCTACACAGCGTAATTCCTTGTAGGCTATGGTAGGTACTGTATTCGCCTACTACTGCCATTTTAAGTCCGAAAATTTCTTCGGCgactataactttttttttttttcatgagggATTTGCAATTACGGACCGAATCTTGTTATGCCTGTTGTTTGATGGATGTGATTTGAATTtggtttgcgaaattaataactggtttgatagaaggcagtttgggtttaggaaaggttattccactgaagcccaacttgtaggattccagcaaattatagcagatatcctggattcaggaggtcagttggactgtatcgcgattgacctgtctaaggcatttgatagggcagatcatgggagactacatgcaaaaatgagtgcaattggacttgacaaaagagtgactgaatgggtggctgtgtttctagaaaatacagtagaactcagagaattagggtaggtgaagctttatctgtccctgtcataattaagaggggaattcctcaaggcagtattattggacctttatgttttcttatatatatcaatgatatgtgtaaagaagtggaatcagagataaggcttttcgcagatgatgttattctgtacagagtaataaataagttacaagatcgtgagcaactgcaaaatgacctcgataatgttgtgagatggtatgatgataaacggggataaaagtcaggttgtgagttccacaaataggaaaagtccactccgttttaattgctgcgttgatgggatgaaagttccctttggggatcattgtaaatacctagatattaatataaggaaagatcttcattggggtaattgtaaataaagggtacagatcactgcacatagttatgagggtatttaggggttgtagtaaggatgtaaaggagagagcatatttgtctctggtgagaccccaactaaagtatggttccagtgtatgggaccctcaccaggattacttgattcaggaactggaaaaaatccaaagaaaagcagctcgatttgttctgggcgatttccgacaaaaaagtagcgttacaaaaatgttgcaaggtttgggctgggaagacttgggagaaagaagacgagctgctcgactaagtggtatgttccggctgtcagtggagagatggcgtgggaggacatcaatagacgagtaagtttgggcggtgtctttaaaagtaggaaagataacaacaagaagataaagttggaattaagaggacaaattcggccaaatatataggaaggggagttaggggactggaataacttactaagggagatgttcaataaatttccaatttctttgcaatcatttaagaaaaggctaggaaaacagcagatagggaatctgccacctgggcgactgccctaaatgcagatcagtagtgattgattgattgattgaatttgatGAAGTAGTTATTTCGttatttctttctcaatccgtttaccctccagagttggtttttccttcggactcagcgagggatctcacctctgccgactcaaggacagtgtcctgcagcCCAAGACTGTGGGTCGGGAAGATAGAATTGTggacaggggatacaactggggaagaggaccagtacctcacccaggctgctgAACAagggggtgggaagatcggaagagatggacaaggaagaggaaaggaaacggacgtggcctaaagttaggtaccaacccggcatttgcctgggggagaagtgggaaaccacagaaaaccacttaagGATGACTGAGCTGggagcttttcaaatttcgtggcagagctgagaatcgagcccgggccttcgggggtggcagcgctaatcatactaatcactacaccacagaggcggacgatttcgTTATTTCTCCGTAAgaaatcatttcattttcatctttcctatccgatctccctgggtcaactcttgcTCCCTTCTCACCCCGACGATGTTAGGATTGCTAGGCTTAGGCGTCttccattttcaagccctttataaCCCTTCCCTTTGTTTTaacgatactttcattcttcgaattGTTGGCCCTTTtccattttcctctgattagtgttaatccaGGATGGTTGCCTATAAAGCTCATTCGACGTTAACCAAGGagcgaacacaccccctcttagacaacCATAATTCCTCGTGATCAGTGGCGGTgacacacttaagttggtaaaacatttacctctctgtggaaattagctcagagagcataaataattGCCTCGTTGGAGGTTTTTCCAGTATACATGCATACATCACGCcgttttcctcccccccccccccggccgctatatcccactaacccatgaactttttgttgtctgtacattttttgccccccacttttaattcccaatcgccgctactgctcgtgattaaggaatattataatgtactttacattgtattatgaaagaaagaaaaagaggaagaaaattTTGCCCCTGCGTTATTAAAACTACTTATGactttctatttcataaatacattcgcagggaggaagcacaatggtgggaacagccatcgcgttgttgccttccttcattttctttctatgTCGCTCTGGGACgtgtaacgcgtaatccgttactctgtgaatcgCTGGCAGCTTACCACTGTTGTCAAAATGTCGTTTATTTATGTGACGTGTATGTATATTTAGTCGTTATATCAGTGCGtacttatcttgaacttaaatactgattgtcccttatttaaattatttctgctgtgaagtagaagtgtGTGCTTTTTGTTAGTTTGCCACGAGATGAGCAGTTATATCGTTTGATAATGATCATTTTTCGTTAATTTAAGTGTATAAATAaactaaggtaagatacatgttgtcctagacaatatagcaatgctaacgtctaggacaaaacaaattttatttagtatagttaaacaaatgtaagaggaaaatgtaaaatgttaggcatgtatcaaaattgaacaaattgcaataaaagagtgctctctcccataATTTCGGAATCCGGAACTAGAGGATGGGCGTACTCCATCTACTGATTGTCCATTGCATGTGCCGTCGTTTTCCCCATTATGCTGTGAATGCCAAAATGAACCCCCCTCTAAACCCCCGTCCCCTTGAgttcatgaaaataattttcagcttagtttctttccacgtttatcttgaacttaaacactgattttcacaaatttacgtgcaGGCATCTTTCCGTGATGCTGTTGAACAGAGTCGGTCGAAATGGCAACCATGTTGTCatagagcaatactgttttcttaacaaggAATGATCTTTTGTAGTTTCTCTTAAAGAAATAATCACGAATTTTGGTACGGAACGAAGTCAGTCTGTTTGTTAGGtcaccagcccagaggctggttggatcctcaaatgacACCACCAGTAGTTATGCGATGGCGACGCTAAAATGAGGCATACTAAACAagagaggagtgaggcagtttgccaccGCTTTCCTCTATGGGCGAAAAAAGTGTTCTTGCAATACGACTGACCCTATGTGAAACACGCTTCATAACCCTCAAACGCACTACACGTGTTCCAAATGCCATTAGCTCAATCCCACCTGCACTTCAACAACTTGTGTATTGGACAGGGACTTCTAGTGAAAGCTATTTTGCTTTGGTTTATGCCAACAGACAGGTTGAATATTACattacagtaccggtacttcaaaATGAACCAGAGAAGTATGTGCTATCAGACGTAGATGAGTGGTATAATCTGCTAATTGTTGAAAATTGAAGAGTTCTGAAATTAGAGTAGTTacgtatataatgtatatattagTTCTTACATTCAtacacaaatattaaaaaaatagtgcactgcccgggaatcgaacccgggtcgcaAGAATGGGAATCTTGCATGATACCACTACACCAGCAGTGCTGTAGGTGTAGTGCGCTATGTTAAAAGTATATTATGCAGTGAAGATGGGACAAAATATCCACTAACATCGTTATTTCACTTTGATCATACCGTAATAACCgagatattttattatatttatattcatctccaaaaTAATTTGTAAACATTTAAAATGGATACCTTTCAGTGACGGCATACACTGCAGCCATCTGTTAGCAACGTTCATAACCTCTGCTACTCACCAAAACAACCTGTAGCTGAAgacttgagtctagggaatgtcgaaggagcagccatcatcggctttgctcgggactgctcgagaaacctcggcgtttagcacctcctacctatcatggcgatttcgcgccacgtgtggagcaggagaagaagaagaagctttgttttgctgtcaggcattgtcgagcgcgtggagccgctcccacgttttaaagtatgaatttctttcattcttgagcaatagtacaaataaaatctgtccctccagacgccgtacatgtttgtataactttaaagcctagagttttaagtacggtacttaactatatttttaaagcgttttcaagtccctaaaaaataatcaggcggcaagattgaacaaggaacgttaccggtacgtgtttaaaattgataaagtaaataatgatttttgcttctttctattacaatagttgaatgttaatactgatagtaatactaataaaactcaataaggatttcactttgttcgaatccttggctgtgaccgtcatttcagaaggtcccggatttgttttccatccggatcgaagattttaatcacgcctaattacttctggctcatagactgggtgttagtgtttgttccaccacttttctcttaatattccgacaacacactgagcctccctgtcacagacggcagcccgtcggcctctcaccgctggaaaacgtggttcaaatcccggtcaccccatgagggatttgtgctggacaaagcagaggcaggacaggtttttctccgggtacttacgcttttttcctgtcatctttcattccag
This window harbors:
- the LOC137502805 gene encoding uncharacterized protein gives rise to the protein MICAACGILIAVIIGVIVFFAVQKDDPKELPKTGDGDYRSNNQNSKLTPRQITNVQRLLREGVVNGGLRENYALVAHCQVSNVKESPGDNVYNVIKEWDHYSNYTLNEYFCSWKEANITDSGSHTVLPATLGKLLVSSSLLTALLTPGMR